DNA sequence from the Cupriavidus oxalaticus genome:
GGTGCCAACGTGTCGCAGATGCACTATGCGCGCCGCGGCATCATCACGCCTGAAATGGAATACGTGGCGCTGCGCGAGTCGCTGAACCTGCAGGCGCTGTACGACAAGCCGGAATACAAGGCGCTGCTGCGCCAGCACCCGGGCAACGCGCTGGGCGCGGGCCTGCCGCTGCGTCCGGAAGACATCACGCCGGAATTCGTGCGCCAGGAAATCGCCTCGGGCCGCGCGATCATTCCCGCCAACATCAACCACACCGAGCTGGAGCCGATGGCGATCGGGCGCAATTTCCGCGTCAAGATCAACGGCAACCTGGGCAACTCCGCCGTGACCTCGTCGCTGGCCGAGGAAGTGGAAAAGATGGTGTGGTCGATCCGCTGGGGCGCCGACACCATCATGGACCTGTCGACCGGCAAGCACATCCACGAAACCCGTGAATGGATCCTGCGCAACTCGCCGGTGCCCATCGGCACGGTGCCGATCTACCAGGCGCTGGACAAGACCGGCGGCATCGCCGAGGACCTGACCTGGGAGATGTTCCGCGACACGCTGATCGAGCAGGCGGAGCAGGGCGTGGACTACTTCACCATCCACGCCGGCGTGCTGCTGCGCTACGTGCCGCTGACCGCCGACCGCGTTACCGGTATCGTCTCGCGTGGCGGCTCGATCATGGCCAAGTGGTGCCTGGCGCATCACAAGGAAAACTTCCTGTACACGCACTTCGACGAGATCTGCGAGATCATGAAGGCGTACGACGTGTCGTTCAGCCTCGGCGACGGCCTGCGTCCGGGTTGCATCGCCGACTCGAACGACGACGCCCAGTTCGGCGAGCTGCGCACGCTCGGCGAGCTGACCGCCAAGGCATGGAAGCACGACGTGCAGGTCATGATCGAAGGCCCGGGCCACGTGCCGCTGCAGCGCATCCAGGCCAATATGGATGAAGAGCTGAAGCACTGCTACGAGGCGCCGTTCTATACGCTGGGGCCGCTGGTGACGGACATCGCCCCCGGCTACGACCACATCACCAGCGGCATCGGCGCGGCCAATATCGGCTGGATGGGTACGGCCATGCTGTGCTACGTCACGCCCAAGGAGCACCTGGGCCTGCCGGACAAGGAAGACGTGCGCGAAGGCATCATCACCTACAAGATCGCCGCCCACGCCGCGGATCTTGCCAAGGGCTGGCCGGGCGCGCAGCTGCGCGACAACGCGCTGTCCAAGGCTCGCTTCGAGTTCCGCTGGGAAGACCAGTTCAACCTGGGCCTCGACCCGGAACGCGCGCGTTCGTACCACGACGCCACGCTGCCGGCCGAAGGCGCCAAGATCGCCCACTTCTGCTCGATGTGCGGGCCGAAGTTCTGCTCGATGAAGATCACGCAGGAAGTGCGCGACTACGCGGCATCGCTGCCCAAGGAGGCGCAGCAGGGCATGGAAGAAAAGTCGATCGAGTTCCTGAAGAAGGGCAGCAAGATCTACTCGTAAGGCAACGGCAGTACGGGCATGGCGTCGCAGACCGTGCCCGCGTTTGTTCCGCCGCCCGCGCAGCGCCCCGCGCGGCGGCCCTGACAACAAGGAGGCCGGTGCATAAGCATGCCCCGCATGCATAGGCCCGGCACAACATCCCTCATGACAGCAGTACAGTCGTTTGACGTCGCCATCCTCGGGGCCGGACTCGCCGGCCGCCTGGCCGCCTGGCAACTGGTGCGCAGCGGCGCCCGCGTGGCGCTGGTGGAGCGCGCCGGGCCGGACGGCGCGGGTTCGGCCGCCTACGTGGCCGCGGCCATGCTGGCGCCGCTGGCGGAGTCGGCCATCGCCGAGCGCCGCATCGTCGATCTGGGCATTGCCAGCGTCGACCTGTGGCGGGCGTGGCTGGCCGAACTGCCGGAGCCGGTCTTCTTCCAGGAGGATGGCACGCTGGTGGTCTGGCATGCGCGCGACCGCGGCGAGATGTCGTTGTTCACCAGCCGCATGCGCGCGGTGGCGCCGCCCGAGCTGGTGTCGCAGCGGCTGCGGGCGCTGGACGGCAAGGGCGTGGGCGAAGTCGAGCCGGCGCTGGCGGGCCGCTTTCCGCAGGGGCTGCTGCTGGCCGGAGAGGGCCAGCTCGACAACCGCGGTGCGCTGCGCGCGCTGCTGTCGTGCGCGGTCAGCGAGGGCGTGCATTGCGTCTGGGAAGCCGGCGAGGTGGAAGCCGGCACGCTGCCCACGCTGGGCATCCGCGCCGACGTGGTGCTGGATTGCCGCGGCCTGGGTGCGCGCACGGCGTGGCCGGCGCAGCCCGGCGGCACCACGCCCGGCCTGCGGGGCTTGCGTGGCGAAGTAGTGCGCGTGCATGCGCCCGACGTGAAGCTGCACCGGCCGGTGCGGCTGCTGCATCCGCGCTACCCGATCTATATTGCTCCCAAGCCCAACGACCTGTACGTGATCGGCGCGACCGAACTGGAAAGCGAGGACGATTCGCCGATGAGCGTGCGTTCCGCGCTGGAGCTGCTGTCGGCGGCGCATTCGCTGCATCCCGCTTTCGGCGAGGCGCGCGTGCTGGAGCTGAACGTGCAGCGCCGCCCCACGCGGCCCGACCACCTGCCGGCGATCCGCGTCGACCAGCAGGCGCGCGTGGTCCGCGTCAACGGCCTGTACCGCCACGGCTTCCTGATCGCCCCGGCA
Encoded proteins:
- the thiC gene encoding phosphomethylpyrimidine synthase ThiC, with the translated sequence MARTAPAASFESLESDLDQKFAYPASSKTYINGSRPDIRVPMRTILQTSTRTEKGDMPNPPIPVYDTSGPYSDPDVHIDLKAGLPALRAKWIDERGDTEVLPGLSSEYGRDRANDPATAHLRFAQLTNPRRAKAGANVSQMHYARRGIITPEMEYVALRESLNLQALYDKPEYKALLRQHPGNALGAGLPLRPEDITPEFVRQEIASGRAIIPANINHTELEPMAIGRNFRVKINGNLGNSAVTSSLAEEVEKMVWSIRWGADTIMDLSTGKHIHETREWILRNSPVPIGTVPIYQALDKTGGIAEDLTWEMFRDTLIEQAEQGVDYFTIHAGVLLRYVPLTADRVTGIVSRGGSIMAKWCLAHHKENFLYTHFDEICEIMKAYDVSFSLGDGLRPGCIADSNDDAQFGELRTLGELTAKAWKHDVQVMIEGPGHVPLQRIQANMDEELKHCYEAPFYTLGPLVTDIAPGYDHITSGIGAANIGWMGTAMLCYVTPKEHLGLPDKEDVREGIITYKIAAHAADLAKGWPGAQLRDNALSKARFEFRWEDQFNLGLDPERARSYHDATLPAEGAKIAHFCSMCGPKFCSMKITQEVRDYAASLPKEAQQGMEEKSIEFLKKGSKIYS
- a CDS encoding FAD-dependent oxidoreductase, with the protein product MTAVQSFDVAILGAGLAGRLAAWQLVRSGARVALVERAGPDGAGSAAYVAAAMLAPLAESAIAERRIVDLGIASVDLWRAWLAELPEPVFFQEDGTLVVWHARDRGEMSLFTSRMRAVAPPELVSQRLRALDGKGVGEVEPALAGRFPQGLLLAGEGQLDNRGALRALLSCAVSEGVHCVWEAGEVEAGTLPTLGIRADVVLDCRGLGARTAWPAQPGGTTPGLRGLRGEVVRVHAPDVKLHRPVRLLHPRYPIYIAPKPNDLYVIGATELESEDDSPMSVRSALELLSAAHSLHPAFGEARVLELNVQRRPTRPDHLPAIRVDQQARVVRVNGLYRHGFLIAPAVTEAACAVVGALLKGDPAAHAVPAALRWPGMIEAVTEAPAAALHARTGLLH